The Clostridiaceae bacterium genomic interval GTCCCTTTTAATGACTTTTCAGGTGATGACCTTGATATACCTACATTTTTAAGAAGGAACAGATTTAGATAATATTACAATTCCAATCTTTATGATATAAAATATAATGTAAAACATTTAGATTTTAAGCGCTATCATAGAAAGGTAGCGCTTTTTTCCATTTTATTACATTTATTTGACTTTTACTTTGACAAAATCAGCAGTATTAATGGTGTATGATAGTTTTAGTATGAAGAATTAATTTTAAAAAATAGATAGTTTTCCACATAAACGTACAGGCATTTGAATATATGTAAAATAGGGGATTGTCTGATTGTGAGGTATAGCGTATGGAGATTTTTGTTTATCTGGATATTCTCCTTATTGAGAATATAGTTATAAATTATTTTATACTCTTGGTTACATCTAAATTTTCCAAGAATAGATCTTCAAATCTCAGGCTTTTCCTTGGAGCATTAACAGGTGCTGCATATGTTGCAATGATGGTTTGTTTTCCGGTTATTGCATCTAATTATAACATGTGGTCAAAAATTCTTCTGTCAGCACTAATAGTTGCAATATCATTTTCCCATGAAAGTATATCAGGTTTCTTTAAAACTCTGGCAATATTCTATGTATCTACCTTTATTTTTGCAGGTTCAGCCTATGCCTTTATGACATTTAACCAAAGCGGCGGATTTATAAAAAACGGAATATATTATAACTTAAGCCAGTCAAAGTGGAGCAGTCTTGTTCTTTCCATTATTCTTGCAGGTATCATAATTAGAATTTTCATGGAAATTATTCAGTTTAGATTTGCTAAAGATAAACTTTTGGTAAAACTTAAGATTAGCTTTG includes:
- the spoIIGA gene encoding sigma-E processing peptidase SpoIIGA, which encodes MEIFVYLDILLIENIVINYFILLVTSKFSKNRSSNLRLFLGALTGAAYVAMMVCFPVIASNYNMWSKILLSALIVAISFSHESISGFFKTLAIFYVSTFIFAGSAYAFMTFNQSGGFIKNGIYYNLSQSKWSSLVLSIILAGIIIRIFMEIIQFRFAKDKLLVKLKISFENQSIDLSALIDTGNSLYDPLTNMPVVVVEYGAIKDILPQEIREIFEKYKDSDLACVTAMIANSKWLSRFRLIPFSSLGKDNGMLIGFKPDYIKIGEDKEKKGINNVIVGIYNNILSKNSRYRALLSPELI